In Macaca mulatta isolate MMU2019108-1 chromosome 16, T2T-MMU8v2.0, whole genome shotgun sequence, the sequence aataatggttaccggaggctgggaagagtagtaTAGGGTGAGGGGgctgggaagtggggatggttaatgggtataaaaatataattagatagaaCAAATAtaatctagtatttgatagcacaatagggtgattatagtcacaataatttattgtacattttaaattaaaagaatattattagaatgtttgtaacacaaataaatgataaatgcttgaggtgataggTACCCCTTTTATCTGGGTGTGATTATGCATTGTTGCCTGTATTGAAATCTCTCTTGTTCCCCCTGAATAATACAGTTACCATGGATCTATACAAAggtaaaaattttgaatttttttatattagGAGAATTGACAATTCTAGTTGGGTTTCTGGCTAGCTAGCCTAAGAGTATGTTGTAATTTAAGGATTATAACACAGCTTagcttttaaatttcattagtatgtcataaatttcttttcaggtaaattaatttcattttgtaaaagaGAATTGCTCACTATGAGTTAGCTGCATTAGGAGGAGAATTAATTAACATAGaacataaaatagaaacataatatCCCTTTTAGTTTTCATAAAAAATAGTGAAGCCGAAAGTACCAAACAAACAATTCTCTACAGactccaattttaaaatattgaaactgAACATTGTCCAAAATTCAGTGGCTATTTTCTCCCCCTCATAAATCTAAGAAAATTCCTTTAGGTCCAGTTGTGGTTGCTTATCCAATTGGTCATTTCAAGGATGGCTGGATATGAGAGAAAATAACATTATAATTGGGTATAACTTCATAATTTTTTCTTAGAGAGTCTGGACAGAGAAAGTTTTGGATTAGAAATGGTACATACAGAGGTTAACATTTACAGTGAAAGCAGTAATCCCCCATTCTAGTGGTTTTAAGTGAGTATATGTAATGTGCTtaaatttgaaggaaaaagtCTTAGGGAGTCAAattaatttcctaattttaaaggtttttaaaaagtacttgacCTTATGGACTCAGACAACTAGTCAATTTCATAATAAATGGACCTCTGTCTttgaatcactttttttttttttggtaagggaGTTGTAAGAATGGTAGAGGAAtagatttaaataattatttaaatgtaacaCACAATAGTAACAGAGAAAATGTACCGTAACCAGTCTGTGGCTTCTTTCACAAGGCTGACGATTGATAATGCCCAAAGAACTTTTGATGTCTTGTGTTAAACTTATTAAACAACTATGCAAATAGCATTTGCAAAGTCAGTCCTAAGATAGAGTTGATAGAGCTTGTTGAGACTTTTTTATGTTCCAAGGCCTGTCCTAAACTTTACTTGCATTTTTGTCTCATCAAATCCTGTTGGCAACTTTATgagggaaattttattttattttatttattttttttgagacggcgtttcgttcttgttgcccaggctggagtgcagtgacgcaatcttggctcaccacaacctcagccacccaggttcaagggattctcctgcctcagcctcctgagtagctaagattacaggcatgcgccaccatgccctgctaattttgtatttttagtagagacaaggtttcttcatgttggtcaggctggtctcaaactcctgacctgaggtgatccacccgcctcagcctcccaaagtgctgggattatagacgtgagcccccatgcctggccagaagttttattttaactaaaattagttggccaggtgcagtggctcacgcctgtagttccgtcactttgggaagccaaggcaggaggattcgcatgagtccaggagtttgaaaccagcctgggcaacgtggcgaagccccgtctctacaaaacgcacatacacacacacaaagcctggtgtgatggcacgtgcctgtgggtccagctactcaagagggtgaggtggaaggatcccctGAGCCGGAAAGGTcaaagttgtagtgagctgtgattgcaccactgcactccagcctgggtgacacagcgagaccctttTCCCCACAAAccccctcaaaaaagaaaagaaattagttaAAATTTAGCATGCCCAAAACTATTCAATAAAGGGACTTTGGTGGGATTTGAACACAGACCTATCTtcagagctttttaaaaacacaatgattaactgttttttctttttttaaacacacTGTTGCTGGCTTAAACAATGAGTAACTTCTAAAACTCTTTTGAAATGAGCTAAAATTGTATTTTTCGGTCATGTGACTTGGAAAATTAACAAGAACATAAgggattttagtttctttttcagaCTAGACAAGCCTTCCTTATCATTCCTTTTGTGATGAAAAAATAGactaatttgaaaagaaaaagaactaatgAGGCAAGATGTTCTGCCCTGGAAGAGATCAGACTTGTAGGCCTTGTCTGTTCCCAGGTGAGACTCTGCCCTAACTTCTTGAGGGTCTGTCTGGCATGGGTTTATGGAGATTCCTAACTCTTTGGCAGAccagtcattaaaaataacaaatcacAGCAGTTAGCCACCATGCATAATTGAAACATTAATGCTTTTATAATGCTGGCTTTTTCAGATGGCGCTAACACCCATTATGGAGATTAACCACTTTTCATCGGGTTTTTAACTCTAAGTCTTGAGGAATACAACGGTGAATGCAAGGTGTGTATCTGAATTAATTTAGTAGTAAACTGTGACATGGAGGGGTTCTGTGCTTTGAAAGTTTCCAACTTATATACATTCAAAAACTATTAAGCTTTTTGCTGTCTCtccaaatattttccatattgATAATTTTGATTGAAATGTGGAGCTAGTTAGAATTTTCTAGTCTAAAGCTTAGATATAAATGAGTGCATATTTGCAGAGCTATAagatgttgcattttttttttttcttggcatctGGAATATAAATGCTAAATTTGGTCTAGTTAGAATTTCctactttcctccctcccctgttTACTTCCTTCCGTCTCAAAACTCTCCAGGGATGAAGACTCCACAAGCTATATTGGGGTAACATACTGTAACAGTGGTTACTTTCAGTTTCTGTCAAACTAGATTAAAAAGaagtatcacatgttctcactcatatgtgggagctacaAAAGTTGATCTCATCGAGATAAAGAGTAGTATAATGGTTACCAGAGAGGCTAGGAGGACAGTAGGGAGGTGGGTGAGAGAGAGCAGGGGATAAAAAGGGGTTGGTTGATGGGGTACAAAATTACaattagaaggaataagatctagtgttcagtagcacaatagagtgactatagttaacagaaATTCACTGTATATTCTGAATAACTAGCGTGAAAttagaatgttcctaacacaaagaaataagtgtttgaggtaatgaatatccccattatcctgatttgatcattacacattgtatgcttatatcaaaatatcacatgtaccccatatatatatatatatttttatatatatataatatatattatatatataatatatattatatatatataatattatatatataatattatatatataaatatatatataaatatataatatataatatataatatatattatatattatatatatattatatatatatataaaactactatttatccataaaattaaaaaaaaataaaagaggaaaggaatggaaaataaaagtaaagacgACTCATCAAAAATTGCAATGTAGAAGAATAGTGCAGAATGCTGTAAACTAGTACCACATAGAACTTAATCTGTAATTTTAAAGAAACCATGTAAGTATATTTACTCCTGGtattgtgtctttctttcttatcctAATTTACTGTGCTTCTAtagtttaaaattaaagaattgcttttaaattttacagGGCAAACAGTGTACTGTGGAGATACAAAATGTTTTGAGACATCTGTGACCAGACATGTCACGTGTGAATATACTGTTGAATTTCAAAGCAACACGttgtaactttttttgttttttccttttacaacagattcattttattttcatcaccATGGGGCGTACCCTGTTGTTGAGTTGTCTGGGTCAGACCTCTACAGACTTCTCAGATGGATCCTAGGTCTCTGGGCTTGCCGTGAAATTACTCGCTGCTCAGGGAGAGAGTTGAAATGGTGGCATCCTCCCCCTCTGTTGTTCCGGCTGTGTCCCCTAACTCTGTTGCTCCGGCTGTGTCCCCTAACTCTGTTGCTCCGGCTGTGTCCCTCACTCTGTTGCTCTGGCTGCAGCTCATTCTGTTGGAGCTCCTCATTCAGCTGGTCACTGTGGTCAGAGGGTGTTGGCCTGCTCCCTTCCTCAAGTCTTCTTAAAGCCACGTATTTTTGTGGAGCATTTTTCTTCCTGGCTCTCCTCaagttgttttcctttcttcgCTGTCTTGGGAGTCTTCTTCGTGCTTCCGGACGTCGGTTGAGAGAAGGACTTCTTCTTCCTTGTCTTGTTGGTGTTGGCTGGTGGTTGCTCTTCAACAACTGTACCGGAGGctctcagttttctcttcatcTTCAACAAGTCAATCTATCTCAAGGATCTCACGTTGCAGCATTCTTACCAGAGGCCACTGGGCCTGGAGTTCCAGTTCCAGTGTCTGGAGAGTCCACCTCAGCTCAGCAATCTCATGCCGGTTGGCAGTTGTCAGCAGAAGCCGAGGCCTGCCCATCAGTTCTTTACTCTGAGGTGTTAgagtggaataaaaatataaatacttataCTAGTATTCATGGCTTCTGCTTAATATTgggtattgttttgttttgttttggtggtgATAGGCTTACCTTACATTAAACCAGGCCTTAGCCTTTCTGTGGCTTTGTTGTGGCAAAGCCTCATATTACTCTCTTGTCTGGTTCAGCAGGACAGTCAGGTCCACACCTGGGGCCGTTTGTTTTCTATGTTTACCTCAACATAAGGTACCTTATCATTGTCACCCTTCGTCTCCtgatccaaaataaaataaaatgccacagGTTACTTGATCTTGCATCTGGAATatgattatttaaagaaattaaaaatttaaaactgaaaatgtagAGTTTAGAAATCTTTTTTAAGGTTTCAAAGAAATTTCTAGGAGACAACAAAATAGTGTTactagatttagcaaataaaatacagaatgccaattaaatttgaatttcagataaacattgAATACTTTTTTTAGTATAACTATattccatgcaatatttgggacgtATCTGTTATATTATTCGTTGTTTACCTGAAATTATAATTTAAACTGAGAGTTCTGTgtttttatctggcaaccctattaTAAACATATTTGGGATCAATATAAacgaataattttttaatttttacaaaatattttaatacaagtaatttatttgattttcactGTCATCGTGAGAGGCAAGTTTTGCCTTACAGTCTATGTTACTTTACCTGTGTTTTATGAAAAGAATGTCTCTTACAATGATAGCCGCCACCACCCTATCTTGGCAGGTATTGACATACTGAAACTTTAAATTCATTTTGTGTAGTTCCCTCCTCTTCATGATTGTTTCTGAGGTAATTCAGCTCCTCCATCTGGCTTTC encodes:
- the KRT10-AS1 gene encoding LOW QUALITY PROTEIN: uncharacterized protein KRT10-AS1 (The sequence of the model RefSeq protein was modified relative to this genomic sequence to represent the inferred CDS: inserted 3 bases in 2 codons; substituted 2 bases at 2 genomic stop codons); the encoded protein is NGGILPLCCSGCVPXLCCSGCVPXLCCSGCVPHSVALAAAHSVGAPHSAGHCGQRVLACSLPQVFLKPRIFVEHFSSWLXLKLFSFLRCLGSLLRASGRRLREGLLLPCLVGVGWWLLFNNCTGGSQFSLHLQQVNLSQGSHVAAFLPEATGPGVPVPVSGESTSAQQSHAGWQLSAEAEACPSVLYSEVLEWNKNINTYTSIHGFCLILGXLFCFVLVVIGLPYIKPGLSLSVALLWQSLILLSCLVQQDSQVHTWGRLFSMFTST